The Petrocella atlantisensis genome has a window encoding:
- a CDS encoding S-layer homology domain-containing protein: protein MKLKGGNKNMRKTNRFVALLMALVLVFSSAMSTAVFANEDVAGTEFEVTVGKLKAVGIMEGYPDGTFKPEGEITRAEFAKIAVVALGLGDAAEVSRGVTKFPDVPSTHWATGYINLAVNRGILVGYPDGSFQPNGKLTNAEAATILVRLVGLGPVVDKQGTWPANYIGRAANEGILKGVNVASSTNALRGLTAKMLLNTIEVPLWGADGYNNDGSVTYGKLSPEQTHLTDMLNVKVYEDKEVEGYDIDDNEITIDGVPTNEIAENATFDFYDVYRNLVDVWVNDDDEIIYVAKTTTSFIDAIEVKLGTTNEVKLLGADKTYKLATSFVAANNSDVNRAGGAVADATKYDLAKVVVDDNNRVIFVDAYTFVDFMVVDSVDGDVVTDIEGTEINLEDFQIMKNGMLVDAEAAVKGDIITYNTTGDGFAEIFTKSVEGEITNIFSTGIRVGGKTYDFNKGLVADITTLYVNEDGDLATFDTDAAEQMEDEGPIAIFLDREGKMLFVTGELGDVETSKVVNILTSDISTQTLFGETSIRAVVINEEGTKVTKTIALRDLDFITLDNTKVEVGDGVGVNEVDYFELTGADLLRAYNSADALTADASFGDLSAGAVDSQFAEDSIIEFHYDTDGNVVGLGLFSGTTALTTTVKIDKDGGDKYAVVGGTSYRLMNDTLLFDITDGTSADDTIINEWSAATDVKEVALGATVYVKGGEVLYIVSGSVDALTDETDVTGLLATHKLNAAATKVTELKAWVNGVETTYVVDSIAFADLPGGVDITNGNTYILTVDDVSGKVIAIADADVVTGGIQTVNTSAREITIAGTTYKLVSGFKIVDITDGTDNGEVINLVNVKAGNTATLVLENAGSVFVELVVVTNSTADVTAPTVTQQITAASTITANGTHVLQFSEELNVASKASVKAAVDAAFTETGAATVTSAWNAAGTTLTVTIAGWAASPADDVTLAAIANQVVTDLAGNTSAALDVQQ from the coding sequence ATGAAATTAAAAGGAGGAAACAAAAACATGAGAAAAACAAATCGTTTTGTTGCATTACTTATGGCTTTGGTTCTAGTTTTCAGCTCAGCAATGAGCACTGCAGTTTTCGCTAACGAAGACGTAGCAGGAACAGAATTCGAAGTTACAGTAGGCAAACTTAAGGCAGTAGGTATTATGGAAGGTTACCCAGATGGAACTTTCAAACCAGAAGGCGAAATCACAAGAGCAGAATTTGCTAAGATCGCAGTTGTAGCACTTGGTCTTGGAGACGCTGCTGAAGTATCAAGAGGCGTAACTAAGTTCCCAGACGTACCTTCAACTCACTGGGCAACTGGTTATATCAACTTAGCAGTTAACAGAGGCATTCTTGTTGGATATCCTGATGGATCATTCCAACCAAATGGCAAATTAACAAACGCTGAAGCAGCTACCATTCTTGTACGTCTTGTTGGACTTGGTCCAGTAGTAGACAAGCAAGGAACTTGGCCAGCAAACTACATCGGTAGAGCGGCTAACGAAGGTATCCTTAAAGGCGTAAACGTAGCTAGTTCAACAAACGCACTTCGTGGATTAACTGCGAAAATGTTATTGAACACTATTGAAGTTCCACTTTGGGGCGCTGATGGATACAATAATGATGGTTCTGTAACATATGGTAAATTATCACCAGAACAAACACATCTTACTGATATGCTAAACGTAAAAGTATATGAAGACAAAGAAGTAGAAGGATATGACATTGATGATAATGAAATAACAATCGATGGTGTACCTACTAACGAAATAGCTGAAAATGCAACTTTTGACTTCTATGACGTATACAGAAACTTAGTTGATGTATGGGTTAATGATGATGATGAAATCATCTATGTAGCTAAAACAACAACAAGCTTCATTGATGCAATTGAAGTTAAGCTTGGTACTACAAATGAAGTAAAATTATTAGGTGCAGATAAAACTTATAAATTAGCGACTAGTTTTGTTGCTGCTAATAATTCAGATGTAAACCGTGCAGGTGGCGCAGTAGCAGATGCAACAAAGTATGACTTAGCAAAAGTTGTTGTTGATGATAACAATAGAGTAATATTTGTTGATGCGTATACTTTCGTTGATTTTATGGTAGTTGACTCAGTAGATGGTGATGTTGTAACAGATATCGAAGGAACTGAAATCAACTTAGAAGATTTCCAAATAATGAAAAATGGTATGCTTGTAGATGCTGAAGCAGCAGTTAAAGGCGATATCATTACGTACAACACAACTGGTGATGGATTTGCAGAAATCTTTACTAAATCAGTTGAAGGCGAAATCACAAATATTTTTAGTACAGGTATTAGAGTTGGTGGAAAAACTTATGACTTTAACAAAGGTCTAGTAGCAGACATCACAACTTTATATGTAAATGAAGATGGTGACTTAGCTACATTTGATACAGATGCAGCTGAGCAAATGGAAGATGAAGGTCCAATAGCTATTTTCCTAGACAGAGAAGGCAAAATGCTTTTTGTTACTGGTGAACTTGGCGATGTTGAGACAAGCAAAGTTGTAAATATTTTAACTTCTGATATTTCAACTCAAACTTTGTTTGGCGAAACTAGTATCAGAGCCGTAGTTATTAATGAAGAAGGTACTAAAGTTACCAAAACAATAGCACTAAGAGACCTAGACTTTATTACTCTTGATAATACAAAAGTAGAAGTTGGTGATGGCGTTGGAGTAAATGAAGTAGATTACTTTGAATTAACTGGAGCTGATTTACTTAGAGCTTACAACAGTGCTGACGCTCTTACAGCAGATGCTTCTTTTGGTGATTTATCTGCAGGTGCTGTTGATTCTCAATTTGCAGAAGATAGTATCATTGAATTCCATTATGATACTGATGGTAATGTTGTTGGATTAGGATTATTTAGTGGAACAACAGCATTAACAACAACAGTTAAGATTGATAAAGATGGTGGCGATAAATATGCAGTTGTCGGTGGTACATCATACAGATTGATGAACGACACATTATTATTTGACATTACTGATGGCACAAGCGCAGATGACACAATTATTAATGAGTGGAGTGCTGCAACAGATGTTAAAGAAGTAGCACTTGGCGCAACAGTTTATGTTAAAGGCGGCGAAGTATTATATATCGTTTCTGGTAGCGTTGATGCATTAACAGATGAAACAGATGTAACAGGTTTACTTGCAACACATAAACTTAATGCGGCAGCAACCAAAGTAACTGAACTTAAAGCGTGGGTTAACGGTGTTGAAACTACCTATGTTGTTGATAGTATTGCATTTGCAGATCTTCCAGGTGGAGTAGATATTACAAATGGTAATACTTATATCTTAACCGTTGATGATGTATCCGGTAAAGTTATAGCGATAGCTGATGCAGATGTTGTAACAGGTGGTATACAAACAGTTAACACTTCAGCAAGAGAAATTACAATTGCTGGAACTACTTACAAACTAGTAAGTGGATTTAAGATTGTTGATATTACTGATGGCACTGACAATGGTGAAGTAATTAACCTAGTTAACGTTAAAGCTGGTAACACTGCTACATTGGTTCTTGAAAATGCAGGATCAGTATTTGTAGAACTAGTTGTAGTAACAAACTCTACAGCTGATGTTACAGCTCCAACAGTTACTCAACAAATTACTGCAGCTAGCACTATAACAGCTAATGGAACACATGTACTTCAATTTAGCGAAGAGCTAAACGTAGCTAGTAAAGCTTCAGTAAAAGCAGCAGTAGACGCAGCATTTACTGAAACTGGTGCAGCAACCGTAACAAGTGCATGGAATGCAGCAGGAACAACTTTGACAGTTACTATAGCTGGATGGGCTGCATCACCAGCGGATGATGTTACTTTAGCAGCTATTGCTAATCAAGTTGTTACTGACTTAGCTGGAAATACTTCAGCTGCTCTAGACGTACAACAATAA
- a CDS encoding ISL3 family transposase yields the protein MLNNHYIEKLLGLKDIIVTKIENDPDALHIYCELPRRTHHCPHCHQKTDKVHDYRFQVFKDAPAFGLNTLFHYRKRRYTCNHCNKRFYEKNTFLPRYFRMSTRLVQYVIDRMRSTHSMTDIAKHCNLSITTIFRLFKFIDYTNTSLPRVLSIDEFKGNAGRKYQGILTDPVNKKVLDILPGREHHILSDYFRRFKNRDKVAYFVMDMWQPYRDIAETYFKNATIVIDKYHWIRQITWAFDRVRKQEQKKFYKTRRKYFKRSRHLLLKRRRFLTDEQVDQVSVMLDTSSRLRTAYLLKEKFYDFVDAPDKDTALKRLKEWYVFVATQNEPEFITCMNTIINWQKYILNSFTCPYTNGYTEGVNNKIKVLKRNAYGMRNFNRFKNRILHMMS from the coding sequence ATGCTCAATAACCATTATATCGAAAAACTGTTAGGATTAAAAGACATAATCGTAACTAAAATCGAAAATGACCCTGATGCATTACACATCTATTGTGAATTACCCAGAAGAACTCATCATTGCCCCCATTGTCATCAAAAGACCGATAAAGTACATGATTACAGGTTTCAAGTGTTTAAAGATGCTCCTGCTTTTGGCCTCAATACTTTGTTTCATTATCGTAAGCGTCGTTATACTTGTAATCATTGTAATAAGCGGTTTTATGAGAAGAATACTTTTCTTCCTCGCTATTTTAGAATGTCTACGCGTTTAGTCCAGTATGTCATTGATAGAATGCGTTCTACACATTCCATGACCGATATTGCTAAACATTGTAATCTTTCTATAACCACTATTTTTAGACTCTTTAAATTTATCGACTATACCAATACCTCTTTACCCAGAGTGCTGTCTATTGATGAATTTAAGGGTAATGCGGGACGCAAATATCAAGGTATTCTTACTGATCCGGTTAATAAAAAGGTCTTAGATATTTTGCCTGGTCGCGAACATCATATCCTTTCTGACTACTTCAGACGCTTTAAGAACCGTGATAAAGTAGCTTATTTTGTTATGGATATGTGGCAGCCTTATCGCGATATTGCTGAAACCTATTTTAAGAATGCAACAATCGTCATAGACAAGTATCATTGGATTAGACAGATAACATGGGCCTTTGATCGGGTTAGAAAACAAGAGCAGAAAAAATTTTACAAGACGAGAAGGAAATACTTCAAAAGAAGCCGACACCTACTATTAAAAAGACGTCGATTTTTAACAGATGAGCAAGTCGACCAAGTAAGCGTCATGCTTGATACATCCTCAAGGCTTAGGACAGCTTATCTTCTTAAGGAAAAGTTCTATGACTTTGTAGATGCTCCAGATAAGGATACAGCATTAAAACGCCTTAAAGAATGGTACGTTTTTGTAGCAACACAGAATGAACCCGAGTTTATAACGTGTATGAATACCATCATAAACTGGCAAAAGTATATTCTTAACTCCTTTACTTGTCCTTATACGAATGGCTATACAGAAGGCGTTAACAATAAGATTAAGGTTCTTAAAAGAAATGCATATGGTATGCGTAATTTCAATAGGTTTAAAAATCGTATACTCCACATGATGAGTTAA
- the tnpC gene encoding IS66 family transposase codes for MGKQYTIDELNNCSKETVIAIVLAMQDQLERLNQNVEYLIEQIGVMNNKQYSRSSEKLDVIDDQLSYLFNEAEALIENKYVVEPTEDEVIMVTRRKKAGKREVDLKDLPVEEIIHKMSDEDLEKTFGPNGWKQLPDEIYKRVKVDPAVFTVQEHHVQVYAGKDNQTIVKADRPKSLLRNSIATPSLVASIMNGKYVNGMPLHRISQDYLRNDIHISKQVMANWMIQCADRYLGTLYDRLHEEMYQFHVLQADETPVKVSKDGRPANSQSYMWVYRTGKHYKDTPIILYEYQKTRKSDHPKEFLKNFKGVVVTDGYSAYKKLDKDNQDITFAGCWAHSRRRFSDAIKALPQTKKTEGKETIAYQALKQIGAIYHQDNELSQLEPLERYHLRQLTVKPLVEAFFLWARNIKSNNGLSKGKTREGIDYCLNHEESLKVFLDDGEVPMDNNATEGALRTFCLHKHTWKLIDTIDGAKSSAIIYSITETAKANNLNPYRYLEYLLEVLKDKQDQKDRLFLDKLLPWSDELPAICLNKTAKAKL; via the coding sequence ATGGGTAAACAATACACAATCGATGAACTGAATAATTGCAGTAAGGAAACGGTCATAGCTATCGTTTTAGCGATGCAAGATCAGCTGGAACGACTCAATCAGAATGTAGAATATTTGATTGAGCAGATTGGTGTGATGAATAATAAACAGTATAGTCGATCTTCCGAAAAGCTAGATGTTATTGATGATCAGTTGAGCTATCTTTTTAATGAAGCTGAAGCATTAATAGAAAATAAATATGTTGTTGAACCTACTGAAGATGAAGTCATCATGGTGACGCGCCGTAAAAAAGCAGGTAAACGTGAGGTCGACTTAAAAGATCTTCCTGTAGAAGAAATCATTCATAAGATGTCAGATGAAGATCTAGAAAAAACCTTTGGACCTAATGGATGGAAACAACTTCCGGATGAAATCTATAAACGGGTAAAAGTTGATCCCGCTGTTTTTACAGTACAAGAGCATCATGTCCAGGTATATGCAGGCAAAGACAATCAAACAATCGTCAAAGCAGACCGTCCAAAGAGCCTGTTGCGTAATAGTATTGCGACGCCCTCATTGGTGGCAAGTATCATGAATGGCAAATATGTAAATGGAATGCCATTGCACCGGATTAGCCAGGATTATTTAAGAAACGATATTCACATTTCCAAACAAGTAATGGCTAACTGGATGATACAATGTGCTGATCGTTATCTTGGCACGTTATACGACCGACTTCACGAGGAGATGTATCAGTTTCATGTGCTGCAAGCTGACGAAACACCTGTGAAAGTATCAAAAGACGGTCGGCCGGCAAATAGCCAGAGTTACATGTGGGTTTACCGAACGGGCAAACACTATAAGGATACACCCATAATACTCTATGAATACCAGAAGACACGTAAAAGTGATCATCCAAAGGAATTTCTGAAAAACTTCAAGGGTGTTGTGGTAACGGATGGCTATTCGGCCTATAAAAAGCTGGATAAGGATAACCAGGATATCACATTTGCAGGATGTTGGGCACATAGCAGACGACGCTTTTCGGATGCTATTAAAGCCTTACCTCAAACAAAGAAAACGGAAGGCAAGGAAACGATTGCCTACCAGGCACTTAAACAGATAGGCGCCATATATCATCAGGATAATGAGCTGTCACAACTTGAACCATTAGAGCGGTATCATTTGAGGCAACTGACCGTCAAGCCACTTGTTGAGGCCTTTTTCCTGTGGGCACGAAATATAAAAAGTAACAATGGGCTATCTAAAGGGAAAACCAGGGAAGGTATCGATTATTGTTTGAATCATGAAGAAAGCTTAAAAGTGTTTCTTGATGATGGTGAAGTACCTATGGATAATAACGCTACAGAAGGTGCATTGCGTACCTTTTGCCTACATAAACACACATGGAAACTCATTGATACAATCGACGGTGCCAAGTCGAGTGCAATCATTTACAGTATTACAGAGACAGCAAAAGCTAATAATCTAAATCCTTATAGGTACCTAGAATATCTGTTAGAAGTGCTAAAAGACAAACAAGATCAAAAGGATAGATTGTTTCTTGATAAGTTACTTCCCTGGTCTGATGAACTTCCGGCCATTTGTTTGAATAAAACTGCAAAAGCAAAATTATAA
- a CDS encoding tyrosine-type recombinase/integrase: MKPKALHHELFFSKTNDFLNLYLPEQAMRSKNTITTYRDGLTVFRRYIADEMKQSLRTFKFKDCTHDFLLEYMAYLKESGLAETTCNNRLATIRAYLWYVADGDISMQSVALGASRVPFLRTIKKVKEIISEDDFSALLSAPSNKTRFGLRDRTLMILLYDTAIRVSELLDIKISNLYINEPIPYIRIHGKGDKERAVAITDKTVEHLNVYLKVFHPDMTDRPLFYTVIKGSLSSMSTGNVERIIKKYAEIVRVDHPHLPQKVHPHMFRRTRATNLYQNGIELELVSRILGHTSTQTTRIYATPSMEMLKVAMGATTEGIPEEEALWLNDESELARLCGLR; encoded by the coding sequence ATGAAACCTAAAGCCTTACACCATGAACTATTCTTCTCTAAAACAAATGACTTTCTTAACCTCTATCTTCCAGAACAGGCAATGAGGAGCAAAAACACCATAACAACGTATAGAGATGGGCTTACAGTGTTTCGGAGATATATAGCAGATGAAATGAAACAATCCCTAAGAACATTTAAATTCAAAGATTGCACACATGATTTTCTGCTGGAATATATGGCATATTTGAAGGAATCAGGATTAGCCGAAACAACTTGTAACAATCGTTTGGCAACAATCAGAGCATATCTATGGTATGTAGCAGATGGTGATATTTCCATGCAGTCGGTAGCACTTGGAGCTTCACGAGTCCCGTTTTTGCGAACGATTAAGAAAGTTAAAGAAATCATTAGTGAGGACGATTTTTCGGCGTTATTGTCAGCACCATCAAATAAGACAAGGTTTGGTCTTAGAGATCGAACACTCATGATTTTATTATATGATACAGCCATTAGGGTGTCGGAACTTTTGGATATCAAAATTTCAAATCTATATATTAATGAACCCATTCCTTATATTCGAATTCATGGAAAAGGTGATAAAGAACGAGCAGTTGCCATAACTGATAAAACAGTGGAACATCTTAATGTCTACCTGAAAGTATTTCATCCAGATATGACTGACAGACCACTTTTTTATACAGTTATCAAAGGGAGTTTATCATCCATGTCGACCGGAAACGTTGAGCGTATAATTAAAAAATACGCTGAAATAGTTCGCGTGGATCATCCACACCTCCCCCAAAAGGTTCATCCCCATATGTTCAGGAGAACAAGAGCAACTAATTTATACCAGAATGGTATCGAACTGGAACTCGTGTCTAGAATCCTGGGACATACTTCTACTCAGACGACACGTATTTATGCAACGCCATCTATGGAAATGCTTAAAGTGGCTATGGGTGCAACTACAGAAGGCATCCCTGAAGAAGAAGCACTTTGGCTAAATGATGAGTCTGAACTGGCTCGTCTCTGTGGGTTAAGGTAA
- a CDS encoding tyrosine-type recombinase/integrase, producing the protein MDDNYEFKSCFAVYINQLISKKHNEGFLYDTSKYILTRFDRFCLEKEISEAVVTKELVSNWGIKREQESKSTLGSRLSVLRQLSLYMCSLGIDCYIPSGFTAKSHTLAYVLTEDEIKAFFNQVDSNVSKINADRFNRLVMEYKVLFRMIFCCGLRVSEARKLSMSDVDFSNGKAIIRQSKGRKDRIVFLPKDLCVISQEYLLLLGKRYGIKSELLFPAADPQKAFQVASINKKFHDFWDRTIYSEKSAKVPTVHSLRHSFVVIRMNKWMENDIGLNGMLPYLSKYLGHTSVEDTFYYYHQIESAFRIVRMKDTTSNAIIPEVIRDET; encoded by the coding sequence ATGGATGATAACTATGAGTTCAAGAGCTGCTTTGCCGTATATATCAATCAGTTGATTTCCAAGAAGCACAACGAAGGATTTCTCTATGACACATCTAAATACATCTTAACTCGCTTTGACCGATTTTGCCTTGAAAAAGAAATATCTGAAGCTGTAGTTACAAAAGAGTTGGTCTCTAATTGGGGTATAAAACGCGAACAGGAATCGAAGTCAACACTTGGAAGCAGGTTATCTGTTCTACGGCAGTTGTCATTGTATATGTGTTCTCTGGGAATCGATTGCTATATCCCTTCAGGCTTCACTGCCAAGTCTCATACATTGGCTTATGTTTTGACTGAAGATGAAATTAAGGCCTTCTTTAATCAGGTCGATAGCAATGTTTCAAAAATCAACGCCGATAGATTTAATCGGCTGGTCATGGAATACAAAGTACTGTTTCGTATGATTTTCTGCTGTGGACTTAGGGTGTCTGAAGCAAGAAAACTAAGTATGAGTGATGTGGATTTCTCAAATGGAAAAGCAATTATACGCCAATCCAAGGGGCGTAAGGACCGAATTGTCTTTCTTCCAAAGGATCTGTGTGTTATCAGTCAAGAGTATTTACTATTACTCGGTAAGAGATATGGCATCAAGTCGGAGCTGTTATTTCCTGCTGCCGATCCGCAAAAAGCATTTCAAGTTGCATCAATTAATAAGAAGTTCCATGATTTTTGGGACAGAACCATCTATTCCGAGAAAAGCGCTAAAGTGCCAACTGTCCATTCCCTCAGGCATAGCTTTGTTGTTATTAGAATGAATAAATGGATGGAGAACGATATTGGTTTAAATGGGATGCTGCCTTACCTTAGCAAATATCTTGGGCATACAAGTGTTGAGGATACGTTCTATTATTATCACCAGATCGAGTCTGCGTTTAGAATCGTTCGTATGAAAGACACCACTTCCAATGCAATAATTCCGGAGGTGATTAGAGATGAAACCTAA
- a CDS encoding tyrosine-type recombinase/integrase: MKTYDATVKLMMQLLKDRKVCSWSRKSHKKCYEEFRAFLVENHLEYNNDNVNTWLEDIIKPLRTRQEYSVRWRYLEQLSELMITGTIKNDHLLLTKSNYDKLPESLRSEVDFYLSARKTDYSMRSLALSKIYCSQFLLFMYELGIEDVRDLRYCHICRFFESDHHCNLETRFILLSHTRQMLEFCYNQQMCPAGFYMLLKDDMYPYVVLIDEFTLKEQALLRSLSEANPLLPSSKVLKSKNGFIEKYHDNNYAGTIIKTADHVLRALYLFLDINELNYHPRIVDLWLSRIKPMIGVSYHNWRRPLKLFEYFMISREFSYSQKCSYKPERMKNYPETFKNVVHGYLNWLKRSFRSEGTVRTYRYSVWDFCDYMLDQGLFDFSSLSPELLMAYLTQDSHTTTFSGRSSRIMVLRQFIVFIEQCDLIQNKNLHLYLSAGTAPCEKVIEILTDEQVTRLYQYRDNFTSLIGLRNIAMVLVGLRMGFRASDVISLNFSDIDWHEKTVSIIQEKTKVAITMPLPNDVGNALFTYIRHARPESSCNRIFIRHRAPYGPLTAKICNNALYTILPEKKETRTGFHILRRTFATSILRRNAGIERVIDSLGHQDNTTVMQYLSFDDERMTKCPLTLSECGIELLGGEL, from the coding sequence ATGAAAACATATGATGCAACTGTCAAACTAATGATGCAACTTTTAAAAGATAGAAAAGTATGTTCCTGGAGCAGAAAGTCACATAAGAAATGTTACGAAGAATTTCGTGCATTTCTTGTAGAGAATCATCTTGAATACAACAATGATAACGTAAATACCTGGCTAGAAGACATTATTAAACCTCTCCGTACACGCCAAGAGTATTCTGTCAGATGGAGATATCTTGAACAATTAAGCGAGTTGATGATAACAGGTACAATAAAAAATGATCATCTGCTTTTGACCAAGTCAAATTATGACAAGCTCCCTGAAAGCTTAAGATCAGAAGTAGATTTCTATCTTTCAGCACGCAAGACGGATTATAGTATGAGATCACTTGCTCTTTCAAAGATTTACTGTTCTCAGTTTTTGCTTTTTATGTATGAACTTGGAATCGAGGATGTACGAGACTTAAGATACTGTCATATCTGTCGTTTCTTTGAGTCAGACCACCATTGCAACCTCGAAACAAGATTTATACTCCTAAGTCATACACGTCAAATGCTGGAGTTCTGTTATAATCAGCAGATGTGTCCTGCAGGGTTTTATATGCTGCTCAAAGATGACATGTACCCATATGTGGTGTTAATCGATGAGTTCACGCTCAAAGAACAGGCACTGTTGAGATCTTTGAGTGAAGCAAATCCATTGTTGCCGTCATCAAAAGTGCTGAAATCAAAGAACGGATTTATTGAAAAGTACCATGATAATAATTATGCTGGCACTATAATAAAGACTGCCGACCATGTATTACGAGCCTTATATTTGTTCTTAGATATCAATGAACTTAATTATCATCCTAGAATTGTGGATTTATGGTTATCAAGAATAAAACCAATGATAGGTGTATCCTATCATAACTGGCGTCGTCCACTAAAGCTCTTTGAATACTTCATGATTTCAAGAGAATTCTCATACAGCCAGAAATGTTCTTATAAGCCTGAACGTATGAAGAACTATCCGGAAACCTTTAAGAATGTGGTTCATGGGTATTTAAACTGGCTGAAAAGAAGCTTTAGAAGCGAAGGTACTGTTAGGACTTACAGGTACAGCGTGTGGGATTTTTGTGATTATATGCTTGATCAGGGACTGTTTGATTTCAGCTCACTTTCACCGGAATTACTTATGGCATATCTGACTCAAGATAGCCACACAACGACGTTCAGCGGACGTTCTTCCAGAATTATGGTTTTACGACAATTTATTGTTTTTATTGAACAATGCGACTTGATTCAAAACAAAAATCTGCATTTGTACTTATCCGCTGGGACTGCCCCATGCGAAAAGGTCATAGAGATTCTTACGGATGAACAGGTGACTCGGCTATATCAGTATCGCGACAACTTTACCTCCCTGATTGGTCTTAGAAATATAGCAATGGTACTGGTTGGTCTTCGTATGGGCTTCAGAGCATCAGATGTTATAAGCTTAAACTTTTCGGATATAGATTGGCACGAGAAAACAGTTTCGATTATACAGGAGAAAACCAAGGTAGCAATCACCATGCCTTTGCCAAATGATGTAGGCAATGCCCTGTTTACTTACATAAGGCACGCTCGCCCAGAGTCTTCGTGCAATCGTATTTTCATAAGGCATCGTGCTCCATATGGACCACTGACAGCTAAGATATGCAACAATGCATTGTATACAATACTTCCAGAAAAAAAGGAAACCAGAACAGGATTTCATATCCTTAGGCGAACATTTGCCACCAGTATTCTCAGAAGAAATGCCGGTATAGAAAGAGTCATAGACTCACTAGGTCATCAGGATAATACGACGGTAATGCAATACCTTTCCTTTGATGATGAACGTATGACTAAATGTCCTTTAACTTTAAGTGAGTGTGGTATAGAGTTGCTGGGAGGTGAGCTGTAA